The genomic region AAATCTCTGGTGTAATTTCTAATGGCATTACTAGGATCAGCTTGTAAATGGCATTTTTTGATGTCCAGTATTTTATCCCACATTCCCGGAATATGGAATCCAAGGGCATTACGATCTTCAATATTCTCACCACTTTGAATTTCATCTATGGTGAGCCATCTACTGTCGCTGAAGGAAAACTCCATTTTATTCCGGTAAAAATAGATCTCTTCACTTCCAAGAATTGGAGTTACCTCAGGCAATTCAATTTTACCCAGGCGCTGGAGATTATTGATCACCTCGTTCTCTTTATATTCAAGCTGAAACTTATATTCCATGTTCTGCCATTTGCAACCTCCGCAGGTTCCAAAATGCTGGCAAACAGGTTCTGTTCTTTTATCTGAAAACTTATGGAACTCTACTGCAGTTCCCTGGTAATATGATTTTCTTTTTCTGGTGGTTTGAATATCTGCAACATCGCCGGGAACGGCATTGTCTATAAAGATCACTCTACCATCTGGAGACTTACCAATTGCCTTACCTTTAGCTCCGGCATCTACTACTTCAATTTCAGTAAATAACTTGTTCTTGTTTCTTCTTGCCATAGCGCAAAAATAGGATAATTAACAAGATTTAAAGAGAGGCCAGTTGAAATTTTCAGCAAACATTTAGTAATTTGCAGCAATTCGAATTTACGGGATGATTTCTCTCCAAATAGCGCTAATTCATGCGGAAAAGTAGGAATAACCAAACACTAATTCAAAAAATTAAGAACTAACATGCCATTACCTAAAGTCAATTCTTCAGATGAAGCGATACAACTGGAAGATCAACATGGAGCCCATAACTACCATCCATTACCTGCAGTATTAAGTAAGGGGGAGGGTGTTCATGTCTGGGATGTTGAAGGCAAAAAATATTATGATTTTCTATCGGCTTATTCCGCAGTAAATCAGGGGCATTGTCATCCAAAGATCGTTGGAGCAATGTACGAACAGGCGTCTAAACTGGCTCTTACTTCAAGAGCTTTTCATAATGATGTTCTTGGAGCTTATGAAAAGTATGCTACAGAGTATTTTGGTTTCGATAAGATCTTACCAATGAATACTGGTGCAGAGGCAGTGGAAACAGCTATCAAGATTGCTCGTAAGTGGGCTTATGAGAAAAAAGGTGTGAAGGAAACAGAAGCGCAGATCATTGTTGCTGAAAATAATTTCCACGGAAGAACCACTACGATCATTTCTTTTTCGAATGATGAGGGAGCCCGTAAGAACTTTGGTCCTTATACACCAGGTTTTATCAAGATCAATTATGATGATGTAGATGCTCTGGAAGAGGCAATAGAAAATAATCCGAATATCGCTGGTTTTCTTATTGAACCAATCCAGGGTGAAGCAGGTGTTTATACGCCTACAGATGACTACATGAGAAGAGTGAAGGAGATCTGTAACAAGAATAACGTATTGTTCATGGCAGATGAAATACAAACAGGGATTGCCAGAACTGGTGGTCTTTTGGCTGTTTGTGGGCACTGTACTTGTGAAAATCATTGTGAAAGACAGGAAGAAACTTATAGCAAACCTGATATTCTTATTTTAGGTAAAGCACTTTCTGGAGGGAATTACCCGGTATCTGCAGTACTTGCAGACGATGAAGTGATGGAAGTTATTAAGCCAGGACAGCATGGTTCTACATTTGGAGGTAACCCGGTTGCCGCTGCCGTGGCTGTCGCAGCGCTGGATGTGGTAAAAGACGAGAACCTTATTCAGAATGCTAGAAAGCTAGGTAATTTGTTCAGACAACTGCTGGATGATTATATCAAGGAAAGCAATATTGTGGAACTTGTACGAGGACGCGGCTTACTAAACGCTATCGTAATCAACGATTCTCCAGATAGTACAACTGCCTGGGATATATGTATGGCGCTTAAAGCGAATGGTTTACTGGCTAAACCAACGCACGGTAATATTATTCGTTTTGCTCCACCATTAGTGATGAATGAAGAACAATTAAGAGACTGTGTCAATATTATTGTCAAAACTCTAAAGCAATTCGAAAAGTAAATTGCATTACAATACATAAAAAAAACCCGCTTAATAGCGGGTTTTTTTATTCTAGATCAACAGGCTATTACCCACCATATTCTCTTAAAATCTCTCTTTGCATTTCTTCTACACCTTCCATACCGCCGAAAACAATTAAACTTACAATAGTAATTAGAATAGAAATCCCACTAAGTACAAGACCTATAATTGCCAGTATTTTCCCAGTCTTCACATTATTATATCCCGTATATAAGTGAGGATCTGTATTGTAAATTTCCATTGCACGCTTAGACATCACTAATGCGATAATTCCGAAGATGATTCCGGCAATTCCATAGCAGCAGCAACCTACGATCGATAAAATTCCGAAGACGAGGATTAGGGTTGAATTTGGTAATTCTCTTTGTTCCATTGGTAGTTAGTTATTGGTTAATTAAATATATAAAGCATTTTGTACAGGTAAGCTCCGGCGATGATGACCCCGTTAAAAATTATAAGACCAATTTTAATAGTATGGTCATGCCGGAATTTAAAAAACAGATTAAAGATGACAAAAACTAGTAATAAAATAATACTATAGATGGCAGGATACATGTAAAAAGCAGCTTCAAAATTACCTTGAAGCAACAATGCTACAGAACGCTGCGCTCCGCATCCGGTACAATCAATACCAAAGACGCTTTTGTTCAGGCAGGGTAGCATGTATTCTTCTATCGAACTCAATTACTGACTCTTACTTTTTTGCTGATCTCTATTTGATCATTAGTTTTTACCTTTACAATATAAATAGCATTACTCAAATTACCGGTAGGATATAAAAATTCTTTTTCTCTGTTTTGCAGAAACTTCTGGTATACCTGCTTTCCCTGTAGATCATAAATGCTTACCTGTGTGATCCAGCTGTCGTAAAATAGTTTTATTTCAAGTTGCTCCTGCTTATTATTCTGAAATATTTCTATAGAATTAAGGAGAACGCGTGGTGGTTTTGAGTCGAACACTTTTAAATCTTCTGTCTCAGGATCCTGAGTATTATTACCTTCATTAGATTCTTCTGCCGCCGATTCCTGTTCTTCATTATTCTCATTTTCATTAGTCTGCTCAGCATTCTCTTCTTCTTGAGGAGGTAATTTTTCAATGAAACTCAGGTAAAACCGGTTTTTGTAATTTCCTTCGGATAGGCTTAAGCTTAAACTACCAGAACGTATACCGAAATACAGATTCTGTTCAGCATCATAAATAAAGACTCGATCTGGATCAAAATTTTGTAGATCTGAAATGCTAAACTCCACTTCTGTATTTTCCTTCAGTTGAAGTAGTAGTGGAATAAGTTTTTCATCAATTTTTGGCTGAACATTAATAACATAATTGATATCATTCAGATTCCAGAAAATGTCATTGGATTTCTGTTCTATACTTTTAGCATCCATACCATGATCAACCTGATCTGTAGACCTTTCATCAAAGCCAAGAACCAGATTTTTTTCGTGTAAAGCATTGAAGGTAATTTTTAAAGTCAGAGTAGTACTCGATGGTCTCTGTGAAGTCTTGAAGATCGGGATCTGATCATCACCCTTATAGATCCTCTGATTATTTGTGAAGCGTATTATTCCATCCTGCTTTCCAATAACCATAAATCCCTGGCCAATTGGCGACGGACTCCTATTGACTTCTGCTCCACGAAACAGCTCTACATCAGCGCTATTTCTGAAAATTGGAGGTGCGTATTGTCTTAATCCTGGAGAATATGTACCATAGCCTCCTACATAATCTGATAGGTAGTGAGAATTAACTTCAGCTTTTGAATCCCAGAAATAGGCAATTCCGGTAGTAGCTATATTTTCAAGTAAGAATCGATCCAGATCAAACAAGGAGGGATAAGGATTTCCTATAAGCAGAATTTGGTCTTTTTTAATAGGTATTTCAATCAAACCATTATTGGGAATGCCTCTAAAATCGTAAAGCTGGGCATTTTCAGGATTAATTGCTTCAGAATTGATAACTCTTAGATCCAATCCATTTACTCCTTTCATGCTGAAACCTTCACCTGGGAAGAGATCGAATTGATTTCCCAGATATTGCCAGTTCGAATAACCGGTTCCAGAGAATGCATAAAGCCATCTATTCGATATTTGCAGTGGATCAGATTTACCGTTAAGATCTGAACTGAGGGAAACTTTTTCCGAGTTTAATACATCTTCTGGTGCGAATATATAATCGATTAAACTTTGCTCTGTACTTCTAACGGCTACAGGTAAACTCCAGTAATTATAATCATAAGCTGAAGACGTGCCGCGTTGATACACTGAAAGTTTTCCAGTACCTGTATTCTTATTGTAATCAGTTTCTCCCTGCAGCAGTCCGGCATTGTTTCGAAGGTATATGCCAGCTTTAGTTCCAGGATCTTTCTGATCTATATTTATTTCCTGCTCCACATAAAGCAGCCTGTTCTCTACATAGAGGTAATGCTCTGCTTCCGCAGAAGATGTGACAGATAATTGTGCAAATACAGAGCTCGCACTAAAAATCAGCAGAAAAAGCAAGGTGTGCTTCACGAAAGCTATAAATTTGCAATAAATGTAATCATTAATCGAATTCACCGAATTCTGTGATATGATTTAATTGTTTGAAAATGAATAATTCTCAGGTTCTAAATACGATACTCATCTTTATTGGTGGTGCGCTGCTTCTATATGCTATATCTGTTGACGATGTAAGTCCGTACTTTAAAATAATAGGTCTGGTCATTATTATGCTTGGTCTTTACCGCGCGACTAACTTCTGGGTTGCAACTAAGGATGATCACGAAGGGCAAGATGAAAGTGATAAATGATGCTGAAAAAAGGTGATAGAGTAGAGGTGATCGATGATGCCCTTGCCGGGGTGGTTCAGGATGTTCAGAACGATAGTATTACTATAAAGACTGAAGATGGATTCTTGATGAACTTTGAAGCCCAGGAACTGGTTAAGATTGAAGATTCGCTGGCTATAGAAGATGTGTCAGATTTTGATATGGAGCAGGTAATCAAGCAAAAAACACCTGATAAGCCAAGAAGATCAGAACGAATTAAGCCTAAGGAACGTATTGCTCCTCCTATGGAAGTAGATTTACACATTCATCAATTGGTAAAATCCAGCCGACATATGTCTAACCATGAAATGCTGAATTTACAGCTGGATCATGCCCGTCACAAACTGGAATTTGCCATTCAAAAGCGTATTCCGAAGATCGTATTTATACACGGCAAAGGCGAAGGTGTACTTAAAATGGAGCTGGAATATCTTTTAGGAAGATACTCGAACGTAAAATTTTACGATGCAGATTATCAGAAATATGGTCTTGGCGCTACCGAAGTATACGTCTTTCAGAATGCTTAATTAGAAGTTTCTTCATCGGTTTCTTCTGTTTCCTCAGTATTATCATCCTCTTCTTCATCGTTGCAATCTTGGTCTGTGTTGGGACATTGTAAGAAAGGAACGCCATTCTCATTCAGCGAACCTAACTGGTAGGAACTAAAGCCAATGGTTTCTCCAGATCCATCATCTTTCCTTTCAAGGTTGAAATTACGTAGCGTCACCTGATAACCGTAATTCCTTGTGATATTGTGTGGAATATATTCATTATGCTGGAAAAATTCAGTTTGCTGATCATTTAGATAATTTTCTAGACCATCCCCGGTGCTGCTGAATAATTCAGGATTAATAAGTCCGTCTTCCTCGCTTACTTCCAGTCTCGTTTCCACACCATCTCCATCATCATCATCATCCAGATAGTTAGGGATACCATCTGTGTCCGTATCAACCTCTCCATTATCATCCAATATGGAATCTTCGTTGATAGCACGTTCTCTTTCAGTAAGTACGTTATCACCATCATCATCCACGTCCAGGTAATCTGGAATTTCATCACCGTCTGTATCCTGATGATTAATTCCATCTGGATCCCAACCTTCCTGTAAATTAGAGAGACCATCGTCATCTGGATCTGCATCTCCGGTTTCGTCTGTAAACCTGGTAGCGATGGTCACAGTTCCATCAGAACCACTCTCATACTCTGTTGTTGGCACCGGTTCACTTGGAGGAACTACCTGGCAGAAATAGTTGCCGCCATCAATCTGTCCATTATATATACGGTAAATAACCTTGTTGGTTCCACTTAGAGAGAAAGTGATGTTTTCAGAAGTGTTGGTAATAAACTTTCCAGAATCATCTGTAGTAATATCGCTATTATTAAATTCCAGGGAAATCGATTCGTTTACATCATCATTATTAGTAGCATAGATCACGAACTTATTCGGGCCTTCACAAAACTGAAGTGTACTGTCCTCAAAATCAAAGTCGGTTACAATTATATCTCCATCATCACAGGAAGTAAACAGGCTTAGCAGCGCAATCGCGATCAAAAAACGTTTCATTCTATTGCTTTTTAAACAAAAATACAGGAATCAAAGATATGAGGAAGAGATGTAGGAAGTTATTTTATTTCCATTAATTTTGCGGCCATGAAAAATGTCTATTTTGATTCTGCAGCTACCACCCAGATTCGGGATGAGGTGGTCGATAAAATGACCAGCGTTTTAAAAGAAAACTATGGAAATCCATCTTCCACACATAGCTTCGGAAGATCTTCCAAAACCCTGATCGAGCAGGCCAGAAAATCTGTTGCTAAGATTCTTAATGTAAAAGCATCTGAGATCGTATTTACTTCCGGAGGGACTGAAGCAGATAATCTTGCTTTAAATTCTGCCGTAAGGGATCTGGGTGTTCGAAGGATCATTACTTCCAAAATCGAACATCACGCGGTACTTTATACTGTTAATCAACTTCAGGACTGTTTTGATGTCGAGGTAGAATATGTTTCCCTGGATTCCAAAGGTCATGTGGATCTAAA from Christiangramia sp. OXR-203 harbors:
- the rocD gene encoding ornithine--oxo-acid transaminase, whose amino-acid sequence is MPLPKVNSSDEAIQLEDQHGAHNYHPLPAVLSKGEGVHVWDVEGKKYYDFLSAYSAVNQGHCHPKIVGAMYEQASKLALTSRAFHNDVLGAYEKYATEYFGFDKILPMNTGAEAVETAIKIARKWAYEKKGVKETEAQIIVAENNFHGRTTTIISFSNDEGARKNFGPYTPGFIKINYDDVDALEEAIENNPNIAGFLIEPIQGEAGVYTPTDDYMRRVKEICNKNNVLFMADEIQTGIARTGGLLAVCGHCTCENHCERQEETYSKPDILILGKALSGGNYPVSAVLADDEVMEVIKPGQHGSTFGGNPVAAAVAVAALDVVKDENLIQNARKLGNLFRQLLDDYIKESNIVELVRGRGLLNAIVINDSPDSTTAWDICMALKANGLLAKPTHGNIIRFAPPLVMNEEQLRDCVNIIVKTLKQFEK
- a CDS encoding CCC motif membrane protein, whose product is MEQRELPNSTLILVFGILSIVGCCCYGIAGIIFGIIALVMSKRAMEIYNTDPHLYTGYNNVKTGKILAIIGLVLSGISILITIVSLIVFGGMEGVEEMQREILREYGG
- a CDS encoding DUF2752 domain-containing protein; this translates as MSSIEEYMLPCLNKSVFGIDCTGCGAQRSVALLLQGNFEAAFYMYPAIYSIILLLVFVIFNLFFKFRHDHTIKIGLIIFNGVIIAGAYLYKMLYIFN
- a CDS encoding T9SS type A sorting domain-containing protein — translated: MKHTLLFLLIFSASSVFAQLSVTSSAEAEHYLYVENRLLYVEQEINIDQKDPGTKAGIYLRNNAGLLQGETDYNKNTGTGKLSVYQRGTSSAYDYNYWSLPVAVRSTEQSLIDYIFAPEDVLNSEKVSLSSDLNGKSDPLQISNRWLYAFSGTGYSNWQYLGNQFDLFPGEGFSMKGVNGLDLRVINSEAINPENAQLYDFRGIPNNGLIEIPIKKDQILLIGNPYPSLFDLDRFLLENIATTGIAYFWDSKAEVNSHYLSDYVGGYGTYSPGLRQYAPPIFRNSADVELFRGAEVNRSPSPIGQGFMVIGKQDGIIRFTNNQRIYKGDDQIPIFKTSQRPSSTTLTLKITFNALHEKNLVLGFDERSTDQVDHGMDAKSIEQKSNDIFWNLNDINYVINVQPKIDEKLIPLLLQLKENTEVEFSISDLQNFDPDRVFIYDAEQNLYFGIRSGSLSLSLSEGNYKNRFYLSFIEKLPPQEEENAEQTNENENNEEQESAAEESNEGNNTQDPETEDLKVFDSKPPRVLLNSIEIFQNNKQEQLEIKLFYDSWITQVSIYDLQGKQVYQKFLQNREKEFLYPTGNLSNAIYIVKVKTNDQIEISKKVRVSN
- a CDS encoding Smr/MutS family protein; translation: MMLKKGDRVEVIDDALAGVVQDVQNDSITIKTEDGFLMNFEAQELVKIEDSLAIEDVSDFDMEQVIKQKTPDKPRRSERIKPKERIAPPMEVDLHIHQLVKSSRHMSNHEMLNLQLDHARHKLEFAIQKRIPKIVFIHGKGEGVLKMELEYLLGRYSNVKFYDADYQKYGLGATEVYVFQNA